A genomic stretch from Erigeron canadensis isolate Cc75 chromosome 9, C_canadensis_v1, whole genome shotgun sequence includes:
- the LOC122581895 gene encoding activator of 90 kDa heat shock protein ATPase homolog produces MAKYGEGDKRWIVEDRPDGANVHNWHWAETDCMQWSKDLLSKLLSDHTILEGEGNLFIKTKKIDKIEGEAYVNVRKGKIIPGYELSLKLDWIGEVKDSNNDKSLLIVDGVVEIPYISDENADEDPDIRVIVKDEGPLGRRLKDAFLVKGKEFVLKQVRVFVEAMAKGGPAKEELEVKKVGAKSVQVAKEATPAAAPPAAVKKVEEKRKEGFKTIKMSEKFSCRAMNMYEILMDENRWKGFTQSNAKISKEVGGEISIFDGSVTGSNLELVEGKLIVQKWRFGNWPDGLHSTVRLVLEEPEPGVTVVKLTQTDVPEEDRYGNSTVVENTERGWRDLIFHKIRAVFGFGV; encoded by the exons ATGGCCAAATACGGCGAAGGTGACAAAAGATGGATTGTAGAAGACAGACCAGATGGGGCCAACGTACACAACTGGCACTGGGCTGAAACTGACTGTATGCAATGGTCTAAAGATTTGCTATCAAAGCTGCTTTCTGATCACACAATTCTTGAAGGTGAaggtaatttgtttattaagaCTAAAAAGATTGATAAAATTGAAGGGGAAGCTTATGTTAATGTAAGAAAAGGGAAAATAATACCTGGGTATGAATTAAGTTTGAAACTTGATTGGATTGGTGAAGTTAAAGATAGtaataatgataaatctttGTTAATTGTTGATGGGGTTGTTGAGATTCCGTACATTAGTGATGAGAATGCCGATGAGGATCCCGATATTCGGGTTATTGTTAAGGATGAGGGGCCTCTTGGAAGGAGGTTGAAAGATGCTTTTTTGGTTAAAGGGAAAGAATTTGTGTTGAAACAAGTTCGGGTTTTCGTTGAGGCTATGGCGAAAGGTGGGCCAGCTAAGGAGGAGTTGGAGGTTAAGAAAGTAGGCGCGAAAAGCGTGCAGGTGGCGAAGGAGGCGACACCTGCAGCGGCGCCGCCTGCAGCGGTGAAGAAGGTGGAGGAGAAGAGGAAAGAAGGGTTTAAGACGATAAAGATGAGTGAGAAGTTTAGTTGTAGGGCGATGAATATGTATGAGATATTGATGGATGAGAATAGATGGAAAGGGTTTACGCAGAGTAATGCGAAGATAAGTAAGGAAGTAGGTGGTGAGATTAGTATTTTTGATGGGTCGGTTACTGGGTCGAATTTGGAGTTGGTGGAAGGGAAATTGATTGTTCAGAAATGGAGGTTTGGAAACTGGCCTGATGGGCTTCATTCTACG GTGAGGTTGGTTTTAGAAGAGCCAGAGCCTGGCGTGACAGTCGTGAAGTTGACACAGACTGATGTCCCGGAGGAAGACAG GTATGGGAATTCAACTGTTGTGGAGAACACCGAGAGAGGATGGCGGGATCTAATCTTTCACAAGATAAGGGCAGTTTTTGGGTTCGGTGTTTGA
- the LOC122581852 gene encoding thioredoxin-like 3-1, chloroplastic translates to MSILSPNSHLLYREVHHKDQQQAQQPNWSNGCCSNLIKTYGFGFDGKKMDHQWKKTMKRDCKVEALWDFSRPAFVEMEPINDVEHLELILEKAKQASQPIIIDWMAAWCRKCIYLKPKLEKLGAEFDTKLKIYCVDVNKVPQTLVKRGNISKMPTIQLWKDGEMKAEVIGGHKGWLVIEEVREMIQNNV, encoded by the exons atgtcaattttatctccaaattcTCATCTTCTATATAGAGAAGTCCATCACAAAGATCAACAACAAGCACAACAACCAAATTGGAGCAATGGGTGTTGCTCAAACTTGATAAAAACTTATGGGTTTGGTTTTGATGGAAAGAAAATGGATCATCAATGGAAGAAAACCATGAAAAGAGATTGTAAAGTTGAAGCTTTGTGGGACTTTTCAAGGCCAGCTTTTGTAGAAATGGAACCTATTAATGATGTTGAACATTTGGAACTCATTTTAGAGAAAGCAAAACAAGCTTCTCAACCCATCATCATTGATTG GATGGCTGCTTGGTGCAGAAAATGCATTTACTTGAAGCCTAAGTTAGAGAAATTGGGTGCAGAATTTGACACCAA GCTCAAAATTTACTGTGTGGATGTGAACAAGGTGCCACAAACGCTTGTGAAACGTGGAAACATCTCT AAAATGCCAACAATTCAG TTGTGGAAAGACGGGGAGATGAAAGCAGAGGTGATCGGAGGCCATAAAGGGTGGCTTGTGATAGAAGAAGTTAGAGAAATGATTCAAAATAATGTATGA
- the LOC122582705 gene encoding homeobox-leucine zipper protein HOX11-like, protein MELALSLGDTPKPFSTSNLLDHHTKNHNNNDNIIKDLGFCMGLSSANKNLQTLHQDHIHFKNMLLTEEKNEKNSSSPPLQLDLLPFSPVLRSPPPPPASTSHRSFPWLSKNLIVEPGSQTKPVKAMAAQSDQETGEEPVAGDESSPNNSNSGTSSFQMEFSTIFNKGGISSSRKRSSDLELATTTVNDVICERASSMISDDDENGLTRKKLRLTKEQSSFLEDSFKEHSTLNPKQKQALAKQLNLRPRQVEVWFQNRRARTKLKQTEVDCEYLKRCCDTLTEENRRLQKELQELRALKTSQPFYMQRPATTLTMCPSCERIATTTTTTAAATPRQQLATGASHH, encoded by the exons atggaGCTTGCTTTGAGTTTAGGTGATACTCCAAAACCATTTTCTACTTCTAATTTATTGGATCATCATACCAAAAATcacaacaataatgataatattatcaaagatttagggttttgcaTGGGCTTATCATCAGCCAACAAAAATCTTCAAACTCTTCATCAAGATCATATTCATTTCAAAAACATGTTGTTGACTgaagaaaaaaatgagaaaaattctTCTTCACCGCCGTTGCAACTTGACCTCCTTCCTTTCTCGCCGGTCCTCcgttcaccaccaccaccaccggcgTCGACTTCTCATCGGTCCTTCCCATGGCTCTCAAAAAACT TGATAGTTGAACCGGGTTCACAAACCAAACCGGTGAAGGCAATGGCGGCACAATCTGATCAAGAAACCGGCGAAGAACCGGTGGCCGGAGATGAGTCATCACCAAACAACAGCAACAGTGGAACGTCGTCGTTTCAGATGGAGTTTTCAACGATATTCAATAAAGGTGGCATATCATCTTCAAGAAAAAGATCATCAGACTTAGAATTAGCAACAACAACAGTGAATGATGTTATTTGTGAAAGAGCTTCTTCAATGAttagtgatgatgatgaaaacgGGTTGACCCGGAAAAAGCTCCGACTCACCAAAGAACAATCTTCTTTTCTTGAAGATAGCTTTAAAGAACACAGTACCCTTAATCCT AAACAAAAACAAGCTCTAGCAAAGCAATTGAATCTACGTCCAAGACAAGTCGAAGTTTGGTTTCAAAACAGAAGGGCAAG GACAAAATTGAAGCAAACCGAAGTCGATTGTGAGTATTTAAAACGATGTTGTGACACCCTAACAGAAGAAAATCGAAGATTGCAAAAAGAACTTCAAGAACTACGAGCCTTAAAGACTTCTCAACCATTCTACATGCAAAGACCGGCTACCACGTTAACCATGTGTCCATCTTGTGAACGAATCgctaccactaccaccaccactgcTGCAGCCACTCCTCGCCAACAGCTAGCCACCGGCGCTAGCCACCATTAG